The proteins below are encoded in one region of Verrucomicrobiota bacterium:
- a CDS encoding IS4 family transposase yields the protein MNTGRYILSQVLDLVHWQTLSRLVQRYDAESKVRHFGYRQQLICMAFAQLTWREGLRDIATCLNARSEALYHLGFRERVAKSTLADANEQRDWRLWEDLAKGLMRKARVLYAGEDLGLELENTVYALDSTTIDLSLSLFPWADFRSTKAGIKMHTQLDLRGPIPTCIHISGARKADVHWLDDLLFEAGAFYVMDRAYMDFARLARIVLAGAFFVTRAKSNLRFTRHRSLPRDCLEGVLSDQIGSPSLPKAAADFPYPLRRVRYFDKETAKHLVFLTNNLEIPALTVAKLYKSRWQIELFFKWIKGHLRIKHYFGTSPNAVKSQIWIAVAVYLMVAILHKQLQLPGRLHRTFQLLSIHPFEKVPIHELLTETDFKSYMPHKNNQLMLWDL from the coding sequence ATGAACACCGGCCGCTACATCCTTTCCCAAGTCCTCGATCTGGTCCACTGGCAGACTCTCTCCCGTTTGGTCCAACGCTACGACGCGGAGAGCAAAGTTCGGCATTTCGGTTACCGACAGCAGTTGATCTGTATGGCTTTTGCGCAACTGACCTGGAGGGAAGGACTGCGCGATATCGCCACCTGTCTCAACGCCCGAAGCGAAGCCCTCTACCATCTTGGTTTTCGAGAGAGAGTTGCCAAGTCCACCTTGGCCGATGCCAACGAGCAGAGGGACTGGAGACTCTGGGAAGATCTCGCCAAAGGGCTCATGCGCAAGGCACGTGTCCTCTACGCCGGAGAGGATCTTGGATTGGAACTGGAGAACACGGTTTACGCTCTGGATTCCACCACGATCGATCTCTCGCTGAGTCTCTTCCCATGGGCCGATTTTCGAAGCACCAAAGCTGGGATCAAGATGCATACCCAGCTCGATCTGAGAGGCCCTATCCCGACATGCATCCACATCTCCGGAGCCCGCAAGGCCGATGTTCACTGGCTCGACGACCTGCTCTTCGAAGCGGGAGCCTTCTATGTGATGGATCGCGCCTACATGGACTTTGCTCGACTTGCTCGTATCGTTTTGGCAGGCGCCTTCTTCGTCACGAGGGCCAAGAGCAATCTTCGCTTCACCCGTCATCGATCGCTCCCTCGGGATTGCTTGGAGGGTGTTCTCAGCGATCAAATTGGATCTCCATCGCTTCCCAAAGCAGCGGCCGACTTCCCATATCCTCTGCGCAGGGTGCGCTACTTCGACAAGGAGACCGCCAAGCATCTTGTCTTCCTCACCAACAACCTGGAGATCCCCGCTCTCACCGTGGCCAAGCTCTACAAGTCGCGATGGCAGATCGAACTCTTCTTCAAGTGGATCAAAGGCCACCTGCGCATCAAACACTACTTCGGTACGAGCCCCAATGCGGTGAAGAGCCAGATCTGGATTGCGGTCGCCGTTTACTTGATGGTGGCCATCCTCCACAAGCAGCTCCAACTCCCTGGCAGACTCCACAGAACCTTCCAGCTTTTGAGCATTCATCCTTTTGAGAAAGTTCCTATCCATGAGCTACTTACAGAAACCGACTTCAAATCTTACATGCCTCACAAAAATAACCAATTGATGCTGTGGGACTTATAA
- a CDS encoding type II toxin-antitoxin system prevent-host-death family antitoxin, with translation MADTYTIKTAQQRFSSVVQEAEDHPITITRQGRAVAVMMSIDRMEAIAETMEILADPKAMSALRRHREGKSTYHPVSALDAL, from the coding sequence ATGGCCGACACTTACACAATCAAGACCGCGCAGCAGCGCTTCTCCTCTGTGGTCCAGGAGGCTGAGGATCATCCCATCACGATTACCCGTCAGGGTCGCGCGGTGGCCGTGATGATGTCGATCGACCGGATGGAGGCGATCGCCGAGACGATGGAGATCCTCGCCGACCCCAAAGCCATGTCCGCTCTTCGTAGGCACCGTGAGGGCAAGTCCACCTACCATCCGGTCTCCGCCCTCGACGCCCTGTGA
- a CDS encoding UvrD-helicase domain-containing protein: protein MSGFRLFDLNPEQYRAATHPEGPMLILAGAGTGKTRVLTARIAWLVAQGVDPSSILAVTFTNKAAKEMRERVGNAVKSDQAKLITLSTFHALCVRLLRKHAHFLGYKENFSIFDESDQIGLVKKIAARIHDKESPLDPNLARNIISKAKNLGISEPETTDTALGSLFSKYQNELRSLNAMDFDDLLLQARTLLRDHPEAREEWRARYTHILVDEFQDTNKLQLELVSLLTADQRPNICVVGDDDQSIYGWRGAEAANLLEFERHFPDPEVIKLEQNYRSTDVILSVANRLIKNNSRRRGKNLWSDRKEGESVRILSAMDDKTEAEFIADEIQASGPLSSKALPWTSFAILYRMNAQSRQFEEMLRERRIPYRVVGGKSFFDRREVKDVVAYLGALLNSDDDNALLRVLANPPRGIGSATLQLANEAGAKNGKSLLAILNDPEHLDVSSSKTRGAIQRFTEDWGAYRIQLQTPGADPAAILRAILEECGYFEDLKKSCKTEQEADSRQENVRELLNALTGYCQRHPRDGARGFLDGLVLEQEREEEKAEERDGVTLITLHAAKGLEYPEVWLVGAEDGLLPHERSKTEGTVEEERRLLYVGITRARHRLTITHCATRRKFGSVMSCTPSPFLLELAGEGVESGSMEEILSAPMSDEEVTDGFAQMRAMLNS from the coding sequence GTGTCCGGCTTCCGACTCTTTGATCTCAATCCCGAGCAGTACCGCGCTGCCACCCATCCCGAGGGGCCAATGCTTATCCTTGCGGGGGCTGGCACCGGGAAGACCCGCGTCCTGACGGCCCGCATCGCCTGGCTTGTGGCGCAGGGAGTCGACCCCTCTTCGATCCTCGCGGTGACCTTCACCAACAAGGCCGCCAAGGAGATGCGCGAGCGTGTCGGTAATGCCGTGAAATCGGATCAGGCCAAGCTTATCACGCTCTCGACGTTCCATGCTCTCTGCGTGCGACTCCTCCGTAAGCATGCCCACTTCCTGGGCTACAAGGAGAACTTCAGCATCTTCGACGAGTCCGATCAGATCGGCCTGGTGAAGAAGATCGCGGCCCGTATCCATGACAAGGAGAGCCCTCTCGATCCCAATCTCGCACGCAACATCATCAGCAAGGCCAAGAACCTCGGCATCAGTGAACCCGAGACGACCGACACGGCGCTCGGCAGCCTCTTCTCGAAGTACCAGAACGAGCTCCGCTCCCTCAACGCGATGGACTTCGACGATCTCCTGCTCCAGGCCCGCACGCTGCTGCGCGATCATCCCGAGGCCCGCGAGGAATGGCGTGCCCGGTACACGCACATCCTGGTCGACGAGTTCCAGGACACGAACAAGCTCCAGCTCGAGCTGGTCAGCCTCCTGACCGCCGATCAACGTCCCAATATCTGTGTGGTGGGCGACGACGACCAGAGCATCTACGGATGGCGTGGGGCCGAGGCAGCAAACTTGCTGGAGTTTGAGCGTCATTTTCCCGATCCCGAAGTCATCAAGCTCGAGCAGAACTACCGCAGCACCGACGTCATCCTCTCCGTGGCGAACCGCCTCATCAAAAACAACTCCCGCCGCCGCGGCAAAAACCTCTGGAGCGATCGGAAGGAGGGCGAGTCCGTCCGCATCCTCTCGGCTATGGATGACAAGACCGAGGCCGAGTTCATTGCCGACGAGATCCAGGCTTCCGGACCCCTGAGCTCTAAAGCGCTTCCCTGGACCTCCTTTGCCATCCTCTACCGGATGAATGCCCAGTCGCGTCAGTTCGAGGAGATGCTCCGCGAGCGGCGCATTCCCTACCGCGTCGTGGGAGGGAAGAGTTTCTTCGACCGCCGCGAGGTGAAGGATGTCGTCGCCTATCTGGGAGCGCTGCTGAATTCCGATGACGACAATGCCCTGCTCCGTGTCCTGGCCAATCCCCCGCGCGGGATCGGCAGCGCGACGCTTCAGCTGGCCAACGAAGCCGGCGCCAAGAACGGAAAGAGCCTCCTGGCGATCCTGAATGATCCGGAGCATCTCGACGTCAGTTCTTCCAAGACACGTGGAGCCATCCAGCGCTTTACCGAAGACTGGGGCGCCTATCGCATCCAGCTTCAGACTCCCGGTGCCGACCCCGCCGCCATCCTGCGTGCGATCTTGGAAGAGTGCGGCTACTTCGAGGATCTCAAGAAGAGCTGCAAGACCGAGCAGGAGGCCGACAGCCGTCAGGAGAATGTTCGGGAACTGCTCAATGCCCTTACAGGCTATTGCCAGCGCCATCCCCGTGACGGTGCCCGCGGCTTCCTCGACGGCTTAGTTCTGGAGCAGGAACGCGAGGAGGAGAAGGCCGAGGAGAGGGATGGCGTCACCCTCATCACCCTCCATGCCGCTAAGGGACTCGAGTATCCCGAGGTCTGGCTTGTCGGTGCCGAGGATGGACTCCTACCCCACGAGCGCTCCAAGACAGAGGGAACCGTCGAAGAGGAGCGCCGACTACTCTATGTCGGCATCACCCGCGCCCGTCACCGCCTGACTATCACCCACTGCGCTACCCGAAGGAAATTCGGCAGCGTCATGTCCTGCACTCCCAGCCCCTTCCTCCTGGAGCTGGCCGGCGAGGGGGTGGAGTCGGGAAGTATGGAGGAGATTTTATCAGCCCCGATGTCGGACGAAGAGGTTACTGACGGCTTCGCCCAAATGCGCGCGATGTTGAATTCGTAA
- the purN gene encoding phosphoribosylglycinamide formyltransferase yields the protein MPGVSVLSASRESPMLRFGVLGSGKGSNFRALAEAFQSGTLGAQPALVLSDVEHAGILDLAREFETPCRFVSPGPFRTKMSPEAEAEIIRLLREAKVDFVVLAGFMRVIKEPLLHAFPGRILNIHPSLLPDFRGLEAWRQAVEAGVPEAGCTVHLVDAGVDTGKILGQSRVPVLPADTAESLHTRIQVAEHELYPRIVRKFAAHLQAEE from the coding sequence ATGCCGGGGGTTTCTGTTTTATCCGCCTCCCGGGAATCGCCCATGCTCCGTTTCGGGGTTCTGGGATCGGGAAAAGGATCCAACTTCAGGGCCCTAGCGGAGGCGTTTCAGTCTGGAACCTTGGGCGCTCAACCAGCGCTCGTCCTCTCCGATGTCGAGCATGCGGGCATTCTGGATCTGGCCCGGGAGTTTGAAACCCCCTGTCGCTTTGTCTCACCGGGTCCCTTCCGGACCAAGATGTCACCCGAAGCCGAAGCAGAAATCATCCGCCTGCTCCGGGAGGCCAAGGTCGATTTCGTCGTGCTGGCGGGATTCATGCGAGTCATCAAGGAACCCCTTCTGCATGCCTTCCCCGGCCGCATCCTGAATATCCATCCATCGCTCCTGCCTGACTTCCGCGGACTGGAGGCCTGGCGTCAGGCCGTCGAGGCAGGCGTGCCTGAGGCCGGTTGCACCGTCCATCTGGTCGATGCCGGAGTCGATACGGGTAAGATTCTCGGCCAGAGCCGCGTTCCCGTTCTTCCTGCCGATACCGCCGAGTCGCTCCATACCCGGATCCAGGTCGCTGAGCACGAGCTCTATCCGAGGATTGTCCGGAAATTCGCAGCCCATTTGCAGGCAGAAGAATAA
- the rpmA gene encoding 50S ribosomal protein L27, which yields MAHKKGQGSVKNGRDSESKRLGVKKFGDQTVIAGNIIIRQRGTKFLPGRNVGLGRDYTIWSLIEGKVRFDQAGRRVNVDPVVSAEASAK from the coding sequence ATGGCACATAAAAAAGGACAGGGAAGCGTCAAGAATGGACGCGATAGCGAAAGCAAACGCCTCGGTGTGAAGAAATTCGGCGATCAGACCGTGATCGCCGGGAATATCATCATCCGCCAGCGTGGAACCAAATTCCTTCCCGGCCGTAATGTCGGTCTTGGACGTGACTACACGATCTGGTCTCTTATCGAGGGCAAGGTACGATTCGATCAGGCCGGTCGCCGAGTGAACGTCGATCCCGTTGTTTCGGCAGAGGCTTCCGCCAAGTAA
- the rplU gene encoding 50S ribosomal protein L21 codes for MSYAIIQTGGKQYRVSEGDVLSVEKLAVETGKETTFSDVLLVVNGDKVTLGTPHVSGATVQAEVVDQYKDEKVIAFKFKRRKGYHRTVGHRRQLTELKITKISA; via the coding sequence ATGTCCTACGCAATCATCCAAACCGGCGGCAAGCAGTACCGCGTCTCCGAAGGAGACGTCCTGAGTGTCGAGAAGCTCGCTGTCGAAACCGGCAAAGAGACCACTTTCAGCGATGTCCTCCTCGTCGTGAACGGCGACAAGGTCACCCTTGGCACACCGCACGTATCGGGAGCCACGGTTCAGGCCGAGGTCGTCGATCAGTACAAGGATGAGAAGGTGATAGCCTTCAAGTTCAAGCGCCGCAAAGGTTATCACCGCACCGTCGGCCATCGCCGTCAGCTCACCGAGCTGAAGATCACCAAGATCTCCGCCTAA
- a CDS encoding 3'-5' exonuclease, translating to MPALTGSRRRSCSAKRNFFFPVALTVRELSFAALDFESAGERANEAGVPVQIGIAWMHDLAVSQESFYRSYLKALRPVTWSAQLIHGISDEDLRNAPELLSLWPELKQRLGGRWMVAHGVGTEKRYLRAFPMHGFGPWIDTLTLSRKILPGRSSYALSDLVGELSLEVDARSLLPDFRWHEALSDALASLLLLRKLIELSGIADHPAETLLA from the coding sequence ATGCCTGCCTTGACTGGGAGTCGACGGCGGAGCTGCTCCGCAAAGCGTAACTTCTTCTTTCCCGTGGCACTGACCGTCAGGGAGCTTTCCTTTGCGGCGCTTGATTTTGAATCTGCTGGTGAGCGCGCGAACGAAGCCGGAGTTCCCGTTCAGATCGGCATTGCCTGGATGCACGATCTCGCCGTATCGCAAGAATCCTTTTATCGGAGTTATCTCAAGGCCTTACGCCCCGTGACTTGGAGCGCTCAACTGATCCACGGAATCAGCGATGAGGATCTGCGGAATGCTCCCGAACTCCTTTCCCTCTGGCCTGAGCTGAAGCAGCGCCTTGGAGGACGCTGGATGGTCGCCCATGGAGTCGGAACGGAAAAGCGTTACCTGCGGGCCTTTCCCATGCATGGATTCGGTCCTTGGATCGATACGCTGACGCTGAGTCGTAAGATTCTGCCAGGGCGTTCCTCCTATGCGCTCTCCGATCTGGTAGGCGAACTCTCACTGGAGGTGGATGCACGTTCTCTGCTTCCTGATTTCCGATGGCATGAGGCGCTCTCGGATGCCTTGGCCTCGCTGCTTCTACTCAGGAAACTGATCGAACTGAGCGGAATCGCCGATCATCCAGCGGAGACTCTATTGGCGTGA
- a CDS encoding 3-deoxy-7-phosphoheptulonate synthase — MTTTDTSDKPRTENTRVCGVTRLVSPREIKERLPASAEVLAKVTEYRETCRRILRGEDPRLLVIVGPCSIHDPVSALDYARRLAELAKEVEGKLFLVMRVYFEKPRTTVGWKGLINDPYLNDSGDMQHGIKVARQLLLDVAALGLPAATEVLDPIMPQYIADLISWSAIGARTTESQTHREMASGLSMPVGFKNGTDGSIQTAIDAMRSSRSAHSFLGIDQEGMTSIIKTAGNPDGHLVLRGGRDGVNYHPHQTADAAAKLKAAGVPTAIMIDCSHANSGKDPARQPEVWNSILDQRGGGRGDIVGAMLESHIEHGAQSLEGDPSKLRYGVSITDACLDWESTAELLRKA, encoded by the coding sequence ATGACCACGACAGACACTTCCGATAAGCCCCGCACCGAAAATACCCGTGTGTGCGGTGTGACGCGTCTTGTTTCTCCCCGCGAGATCAAGGAGAGGCTTCCTGCCAGTGCTGAAGTCCTTGCCAAGGTGACTGAATACCGTGAGACCTGCCGCCGTATCCTGCGTGGCGAGGATCCCCGCCTTCTGGTCATCGTCGGTCCCTGCTCGATCCATGATCCCGTCTCCGCACTCGACTACGCGCGCCGACTTGCGGAACTAGCCAAAGAGGTTGAAGGCAAGCTCTTCCTCGTGATGCGCGTCTACTTCGAGAAGCCCCGCACGACTGTCGGATGGAAGGGGCTTATCAATGATCCTTACCTGAACGACTCCGGCGATATGCAGCACGGCATCAAAGTGGCCCGCCAACTCCTGCTTGATGTCGCGGCTCTTGGCCTGCCCGCAGCCACCGAGGTGCTCGATCCGATTATGCCCCAGTACATCGCGGACCTGATCAGCTGGTCGGCTATCGGGGCGCGAACTACGGAGTCCCAGACACATCGCGAGATGGCCAGCGGCCTCTCGATGCCGGTCGGCTTCAAGAATGGCACGGACGGCAGTATCCAGACGGCAATCGATGCCATGCGCTCCTCGCGCAGCGCCCACAGTTTTCTCGGTATTGACCAGGAGGGCATGACCAGCATCATCAAGACGGCAGGCAATCCCGACGGTCACCTTGTGCTCCGTGGCGGACGCGACGGGGTGAACTACCATCCCCATCAGACCGCTGATGCTGCCGCCAAGCTCAAGGCCGCCGGAGTGCCGACGGCCATCATGATCGATTGCAGTCATGCCAACAGCGGCAAGGATCCGGCGCGTCAGCCCGAGGTCTGGAACAGCATCCTGGATCAGCGTGGCGGAGGTCGTGGCGACATTGTCGGAGCGATGCTGGAGAGCCATATCGAGCATGGAGCCCAGTCGCTGGAGGGTGATCCCTCCAAGCTTCGCTATGGCGTCTCGATCACGGATGCCTGCCTTGACTGGGAGTCGACGGCGGAGCTGCTCCGCAAAGCGTAA
- a CDS encoding YajQ family cyclic di-GMP-binding protein has translation MPSFDIVSEIERMEIENAVNQAVKELATRFDFKGSNVKIELTKPELITLSAEDGNKLKGVREIMVGKLAKRGVDLRNVEQKDPDVSSIGNTRQEFVITQGLEGTKAKEITTAIKAEKFKVQASLQDRQVRVTGTKRDELQEVITFLKGKDFGVSLSFKNFRD, from the coding sequence ATGCCTTCCTTTGACATTGTTTCAGAAATCGAGCGGATGGAGATCGAGAATGCCGTCAATCAGGCGGTGAAGGAGCTGGCCACCCGGTTCGACTTCAAGGGGAGCAACGTAAAGATCGAACTGACCAAGCCGGAACTCATCACGCTCTCCGCCGAGGATGGCAATAAGCTCAAAGGGGTCCGCGAAATCATGGTGGGAAAGCTCGCAAAACGGGGCGTCGATCTCCGTAATGTCGAACAGAAGGACCCCGATGTCTCCTCGATTGGCAACACCCGCCAGGAGTTCGTGATCACCCAGGGGCTTGAGGGCACCAAGGCAAAGGAGATCACTACGGCCATCAAGGCCGAGAAATTCAAGGTGCAGGCCTCCCTACAGGACCGGCAGGTCCGCGTCACGGGAACCAAGCGGGACGAACTTCAGGAGGTCATCACCTTCCTGAAGGGCAAGGACTTCGGGGTGTCGCTAAGCTTCAAGAACTTCAGAGACTAA
- the rfaD gene encoding ADP-glyceromanno-heptose 6-epimerase, translating into MSPSILVTGGAGLIGSALIHALNQRGREDILVTDVLGKDAKWKNLSPLRFDDYMQADAFLDRLECEPESLDSIRTIFHLGACSATTETDAGYLMENNFGYTKRLAQWSLQRGIRFVYASSAATYGDGTRGMDDGTDQLESFRPLNAYGYSKHLFDLHAKHNGWLDRMVGIKYFNVFGPNEGHKGEMRSLVSKAYEQILETGKVRLFKSHRPDYRDGEQVRDFVYVKDAVAMTLHLADTPSANGLFNIGTGTPRSWIDLATALFKALDRKPEIEFIDMPDHIRNQYQYHTCADVSRLRATGWTTPSTTLEESVGDYVRNYLVPGKHLGDA; encoded by the coding sequence ATGTCCCCATCCATCCTTGTCACCGGCGGCGCAGGCCTAATCGGCAGCGCCCTCATCCATGCCCTGAACCAGCGCGGCCGAGAGGACATCCTCGTGACCGATGTGCTGGGCAAGGATGCGAAGTGGAAAAATCTCTCCCCGCTCCGATTCGACGACTACATGCAGGCCGATGCCTTCCTCGACCGGCTTGAGTGCGAGCCGGAGAGCCTCGACTCCATCCGCACCATCTTCCATCTCGGCGCCTGCTCGGCCACCACCGAGACCGATGCCGGCTATCTGATGGAGAATAACTTCGGCTACACCAAGCGCCTCGCCCAGTGGTCGCTGCAGCGCGGCATCCGCTTCGTCTACGCCAGCTCCGCCGCCACCTACGGCGACGGGACGCGCGGCATGGACGACGGGACGGATCAGCTCGAGTCATTCCGCCCGCTCAATGCCTACGGCTACTCAAAGCACCTCTTCGATCTGCATGCGAAGCACAACGGATGGCTCGACCGGATGGTCGGCATCAAATACTTCAACGTCTTTGGGCCGAACGAAGGGCACAAGGGAGAGATGCGCAGCCTCGTCTCCAAGGCTTACGAGCAGATCCTCGAGACCGGCAAGGTCCGCCTCTTCAAGAGCCACCGCCCCGACTATCGCGATGGAGAGCAGGTACGCGACTTCGTCTATGTGAAGGATGCGGTCGCCATGACCCTCCACCTCGCCGACACACCCTCGGCCAACGGCCTCTTCAATATCGGCACCGGCACCCCCCGTAGCTGGATCGATCTCGCGACGGCTCTCTTCAAAGCGCTCGATCGCAAGCCCGAGATCGAATTCATCGACATGCCGGATCACATCCGGAACCAGTACCAGTACCACACCTGCGCCGATGTCAGTCGCCTCCGCGCCACTGGCTGGACGACTCCCTCTACCACGCTTGAGGAATCCGTGGGCGACTACGTCCGCAACTACCTAGTCCCCGGAAAGCACCTCGGGGATGCATAG
- a CDS encoding tetratricopeptide repeat protein, producing MPKTFRFLSAGIAVLLFLCLSASRALAVQVSGLDADASIRASSVALEKKDYKKALSDLGPALQLRPEDPTVLNLKGAILTKTKDYAGAQLCYEGALKASPGFFPARYNIGALLSLQQEWDPAIAYFRNLLIEQPNNELVEYKLLLLLLIQGSDPALERRLFDSPIPSNTPAWYFALAARSYKAGDSDKASRLIDVAKSVYGDKTQIFQEELDESGLATAKK from the coding sequence ATGCCCAAGACTTTTCGGTTTTTGTCCGCTGGAATCGCAGTGCTTTTGTTCCTATGCCTTTCGGCATCCAGGGCGCTGGCGGTTCAGGTTTCGGGTTTGGATGCCGATGCCTCCATCCGAGCCTCCTCGGTCGCCTTGGAGAAGAAGGATTATAAGAAAGCCCTTTCCGATCTCGGGCCAGCGCTTCAATTGCGTCCCGAAGACCCGACTGTCTTGAATCTGAAGGGTGCGATTCTCACCAAGACCAAGGATTACGCTGGAGCCCAACTCTGCTATGAGGGGGCTCTGAAGGCATCACCCGGTTTCTTTCCTGCCCGGTACAACATCGGCGCCTTACTGTCACTCCAGCAGGAGTGGGATCCTGCGATTGCCTATTTCCGGAACCTTCTGATCGAACAACCCAACAACGAGCTGGTGGAGTACAAACTCCTTCTTCTCTTACTGATTCAGGGTTCTGATCCAGCACTGGAAAGGCGGCTTTTCGACTCGCCAATCCCAAGCAACACCCCCGCTTGGTACTTTGCCTTGGCGGCACGCTCCTATAAGGCGGGCGATTCTGACAAGGCCTCCCGACTCATCGATGTAGCCAAGAGCGTCTACGGGGATAAGACACAGATCTTTCAGGAGGAGCTCGATGAGAGTGGCCTCGCCACAGCAAAAAAATAG
- a CDS encoding ATP-dependent DNA helicase has translation MISINEELTPGAPPVTGGFAREIAELFGPKGSLASIRGFEWRPEQQRMAEGVAGALADRSHFVVEAGTGVGKSLAYLIPSVLHAIRTGRKALISTHTINLQEQLLYKDVPLVRGLIGEEFEAVLLKGRQNYVCPTRLARALRHGSDLFTTEEKPELERIREWAATTSDGSLSDLPFEPAQQLWAQVCSEQHLCTPKTCGRDSGCFYQSARRRAQSAQVLVLNHTLFFTLLGDPEDEGIGYLFPDDFVIFDEAHTVEQVASRHLGFSLSQYGLRQSIQRLYNPRTRKGLLQQARHNEGISTAADLIPEIDRFFDSIAGACTFRQGRECRVRGDQSADLIEAVSGSPLSESLARLADSAGAAAGKAEEEGLKGELSEVASRLRTSRAGLVDFLSQSEPGHVYWVERNGKAASWCSLHAAPVAVAPLLGRLLFREGSTAVMTSATLSVGSSELDYFRGRVGALEVPSLQLGSPFDYSKQMKLHLVRKMPEPKDPSYEESLATWISHFTEESRARAFVLFTSHRTMQSVAARMGDFFEKKGWNLIVQGGGLSRSRMLESFREDGESVLFGTDSFWTGVDLPGESLSSVIITRLPFVTPDHPLTEAKLEEIESAGGDPFQTYSLPEAILKLRQGVGRLIRSSKDRGSIVILDSRILSRPYGKAFLKALPECPVEIA, from the coding sequence ATGATTTCCATCAATGAAGAGCTTACTCCCGGCGCTCCGCCTGTGACTGGAGGCTTTGCGCGTGAGATTGCGGAACTCTTCGGGCCGAAGGGTTCGCTTGCCTCGATCCGGGGGTTTGAATGGCGTCCCGAGCAGCAGCGCATGGCGGAAGGGGTGGCCGGGGCATTGGCAGATCGCTCCCATTTTGTGGTTGAGGCCGGAACCGGTGTCGGAAAATCCCTCGCCTACTTGATCCCCTCAGTCCTTCATGCCATCAGAACGGGACGGAAGGCCCTGATCAGCACCCATACCATCAACCTTCAGGAACAGCTGCTTTACAAAGATGTCCCCCTAGTGCGAGGACTGATAGGGGAGGAGTTCGAGGCAGTCCTGCTCAAGGGTCGTCAGAACTATGTCTGCCCCACCCGGCTTGCCCGCGCTCTTCGCCATGGCAGCGATCTCTTCACCACCGAGGAGAAGCCGGAGCTGGAACGCATCCGGGAGTGGGCCGCGACGACCTCTGACGGATCGCTCAGTGATCTTCCCTTCGAGCCTGCACAACAACTCTGGGCCCAAGTCTGCAGCGAGCAGCATCTCTGTACACCCAAGACCTGCGGTCGTGACTCCGGATGCTTCTATCAGTCGGCACGCCGCCGTGCCCAGTCGGCACAGGTCCTCGTGCTCAATCACACCCTCTTCTTCACTCTCCTCGGAGACCCCGAGGACGAGGGAATCGGTTATCTCTTTCCTGATGATTTCGTGATCTTTGACGAGGCCCACACTGTCGAGCAGGTAGCCTCACGGCATCTCGGTTTTTCCCTCTCGCAGTACGGTCTGCGGCAGTCGATCCAGCGTCTCTACAACCCGAGGACCCGGAAGGGGCTTCTCCAGCAGGCCAGGCACAACGAGGGGATCAGCACTGCTGCAGATCTGATTCCTGAAATTGACCGATTCTTTGACTCGATCGCTGGAGCCTGCACCTTCCGGCAGGGAAGGGAATGCCGCGTGCGCGGGGATCAGTCGGCCGATCTTATCGAGGCCGTGTCCGGGAGTCCTCTCTCCGAAAGTTTGGCGCGCTTGGCGGATTCCGCCGGCGCAGCCGCCGGGAAGGCAGAGGAGGAGGGGCTGAAGGGGGAACTTTCCGAAGTCGCTTCGAGACTCAGGACATCCAGGGCAGGGCTCGTCGATTTCCTCTCACAGAGCGAGCCGGGCCATGTCTACTGGGTGGAGCGGAACGGTAAGGCTGCCTCCTGGTGCAGTTTGCATGCGGCACCAGTGGCCGTGGCACCGCTCTTGGGACGGCTCCTTTTTCGCGAAGGCAGTACTGCGGTCATGACCAGCGCGACTCTTTCGGTCGGATCTTCCGAACTCGATTATTTCCGGGGTCGTGTCGGCGCGCTGGAGGTGCCTTCGCTGCAACTCGGTTCCCCGTTCGATTACTCAAAGCAGATGAAGCTGCATCTCGTACGCAAGATGCCTGAGCCGAAGGATCCCTCGTACGAGGAATCGCTAGCCACATGGATTAGCCACTTCACGGAGGAGAGTCGCGCACGGGCCTTTGTCCTCTTTACAAGCCACCGGACAATGCAGTCCGTCGCCGCCCGGATGGGAGATTTCTTTGAGAAGAAAGGATGGAATCTCATCGTGCAGGGAGGAGGACTCTCGCGTTCGCGCATGCTGGAAAGCTTTCGCGAGGACGGGGAGAGCGTCCTGTTCGGGACTGATAGCTTCTGGACGGGTGTTGACCTGCCTGGCGAGTCTCTCTCCAGCGTGATCATCACCAGATTGCCGTTCGTGACCCCCGACCATCCCCTCACCGAGGCGAAGTTGGAGGAGATCGAGTCCGCGGGGGGCGATCCCTTTCAGACCTATTCATTGCCCGAGGCGATCCTGAAACTGCGGCAGGGAGTCGGAAGGCTCATCCGTAGCTCTAAGGATCGAGGCTCCATCGTGATCCTAGACAGCCGCATTCTTTCGCGTCCCTACGGCAAGGCCTTCCTCAAGGCTCTGCCAGAGTGCCCGGTGGAGATAGCGTGA